Proteins from a genomic interval of Qipengyuania sp. JC766:
- a CDS encoding NADH-quinone oxidoreductase subunit B family protein gives MLHDAPTAKGGEIRQPDADYFHALQTEVNDKGFLVTSTEDLFHWARTGSLWWMTFGLACCAVEMIHVNMPRYDMERFGVAPRASPRQSDVMIVAGTLCNKMAPALRKVYDQMSDPKYVISMGSCANGGGYYHYSYSVVRGCDRIVPVDIYIPGCPPTAEALLYGVMQLQRKIRRSGTIER, from the coding sequence ATGCTGCATGACGCGCCGACGGCGAAGGGCGGCGAAATCCGCCAGCCGGACGCGGATTATTTCCACGCGCTGCAGACCGAGGTGAACGACAAGGGCTTCCTGGTCACCAGCACGGAAGACCTGTTCCACTGGGCCCGCACGGGCAGCCTGTGGTGGATGACCTTCGGCCTTGCCTGCTGCGCGGTCGAGATGATCCACGTCAACATGCCGCGTTACGACATGGAGCGCTTCGGCGTCGCGCCGCGCGCGTCCCCGCGCCAGTCGGACGTGATGATCGTGGCGGGCACGCTGTGCAACAAGATGGCCCCGGCCCTGCGCAAGGTCTACGACCAGATGTCCGATCCGAAATACGTGATCAGCATGGGCAGCTGCGCCAATGGCGGTGGGTACTATCATTACAGCTACAGCGTCGTGCGCGGCTGCGACCGGATCGTGCCGGTGGACATCTACATCCCCGGGTGCCCCCCGACCGCCGAGGCCCTGCTGTACGGCGTGATGCAGTTGCAGCGGAAGATCCGCCGCAGCGGAACGATCGAGCGATAG
- a CDS encoding coniferyl aldehyde dehydrogenase: MADDKQAELERILQVQRTSFTKARPEGLDVRKDRIRRAMDLLKTHADALCDAMNEDFGNRSRHQSMLTDIAGTVGFGKYCLKHVDSWAKPSRRKLQFPLGLIGSKGEVRYEPKGVVGILSPWNFPVNLSFGPLMQVLAAGNRAMIKPSEFTEATSELSRELVARYFDESEVAVVTGPPEVAQAFSSLPFDHLVFTGSTATGRKVMEAAAKNLVPVTLELGGKSPVILGRDADFEKAGERIALGKMLNAGQICLAPDYLFVPEEREEGAIAAVELGVHTMYPTMLDNDDYASVVTDKHFERLQGLVQDARDKGAEVIEVNPGNEDFSASNARKMPLTILRNVTDDMQAMQEEIFGPVLPVRTYGAVSEAIDYINANDRPLGLYYFGDDSGEREEVLRRTVSGGVTVDDVVMHVSMEDMPFGGIGPSGMGSYHGPEGFREFSHARSVYTQTKRDVAKLAGLKPPYGKGTRKSGERQMG; the protein is encoded by the coding sequence ATGGCAGACGACAAGCAGGCCGAACTCGAGCGCATCCTTCAGGTGCAGCGCACTTCCTTCACCAAGGCACGTCCGGAAGGACTGGACGTACGCAAGGATCGCATTCGCCGCGCGATGGATCTGCTCAAGACCCACGCCGATGCGCTGTGCGATGCGATGAACGAGGATTTCGGCAATCGCAGCAGGCACCAGAGCATGCTGACCGACATTGCCGGCACGGTCGGGTTCGGGAAGTACTGCCTGAAGCATGTCGACAGCTGGGCGAAGCCGAGCCGGCGCAAGCTGCAATTCCCGCTCGGCCTGATCGGATCGAAGGGTGAGGTGCGGTACGAACCCAAGGGGGTGGTCGGGATCCTCAGCCCCTGGAACTTCCCCGTGAACCTGTCTTTCGGCCCGCTGATGCAGGTGCTGGCGGCCGGGAACCGGGCCATGATCAAGCCGAGCGAATTCACCGAAGCCACGTCCGAACTCTCGCGCGAACTCGTCGCCCGCTATTTCGACGAGAGCGAGGTCGCGGTGGTCACGGGGCCGCCGGAAGTGGCGCAGGCGTTTTCGTCCTTGCCGTTCGACCACCTCGTCTTCACCGGATCGACCGCGACCGGACGCAAGGTGATGGAAGCGGCAGCGAAGAACCTCGTGCCCGTCACGCTGGAACTCGGCGGCAAGTCGCCCGTCATCCTTGGCCGCGATGCCGATTTCGAGAAGGCGGGCGAGCGGATCGCGCTGGGCAAGATGCTGAATGCGGGGCAGATCTGCCTCGCGCCCGACTACCTCTTCGTCCCCGAAGAACGCGAGGAGGGCGCCATCGCCGCCGTCGAACTGGGCGTGCACACCATGTACCCCACGATGCTCGACAACGACGATTACGCCTCCGTCGTGACCGACAAGCATTTCGAACGCCTGCAGGGCCTCGTCCAGGATGCCCGCGACAAGGGGGCCGAGGTGATCGAGGTCAATCCGGGCAACGAGGATTTCTCCGCCAGCAATGCGCGCAAGATGCCGCTGACGATCCTGCGCAACGTCACCGACGACATGCAGGCGATGCAGGAGGAGATCTTCGGCCCGGTCCTGCCTGTCAGGACCTATGGCGCGGTGTCCGAGGCGATCGACTACATCAACGCGAACGACCGGCCGCTCGGCCTGTATTACTTCGGCGACGATTCCGGGGAGCGGGAGGAAGTGCTCCGCAGGACCGTCTCGGGCGGGGTGACGGTGGACGATGTGGTCATGCACGTGTCGATGGAAGACATGCCCTTCGGCGGCATCGGCCCGTCGGGCATGGGAAGCTATCACGGACCGGAGGGCTTCCGGGAATTCAGCCACGCCCGCTCGGTCTATACACAGACCAAGCGGGATGTCGCCAAGCTCGCCGGGCTCAAGCCGCCCTACGGTAAGGGAACCCGGAAAAGCGGCGAACGGCAAATGGGTTGA
- the nuoF gene encoding NADH-quinone oxidoreductase subunit NuoF — MLADKDRIFTNVYGFQDWGLKAAQARGDWDDTKALIGRGQDAIIDEMKASGLRGRGGAGFPTGLKWSFMPKESKDGRPSFLVINADESEPGSCKDREIIRHDPHKLIEGALIAGFAMRARAAYIYIRGEYIREAETLQAAIDEAYDAGLIGKDASKSGYDFDVFLHRGAGAYICGEETAMIESLEGKKGQPRLKPPFPAGAGLYGCPTTVNNVESIAVVPTILRRGASWFSSFGREGNAGTKLFQISGHVEKPCVVEEAMSIPFRELIEKHCGGITGGWDNLLAVIPGGSSVPLVPAEQIMDCPMDFDGLKELGSGLGTAAVIVMDKSTDIVRAISRISYFYKHESCGQCTPCREGTGWMWRMMERLREGDAAIEEIDMLQQVTKQVEGHTICALGDAAAWPIQGLIRHFRPELERRIAEHNAQFAEAAE, encoded by the coding sequence ATGCTGGCTGACAAGGATCGCATCTTCACCAACGTCTACGGGTTCCAGGACTGGGGCCTGAAGGCCGCGCAAGCCCGTGGCGACTGGGACGATACCAAGGCGCTGATCGGGCGCGGGCAGGATGCCATCATCGACGAGATGAAGGCCAGCGGCCTGCGCGGGCGCGGCGGGGCGGGTTTCCCGACCGGCCTCAAGTGGTCCTTCATGCCGAAGGAGTCCAAGGACGGCCGGCCGAGCTTCCTGGTCATCAACGCGGACGAATCCGAACCCGGATCGTGCAAGGACCGCGAAATCATCCGGCACGATCCGCACAAGCTGATCGAAGGCGCTTTGATCGCGGGCTTCGCGATGCGCGCGCGCGCCGCCTACATCTACATTCGCGGCGAATACATCCGCGAGGCGGAAACGCTGCAGGCCGCGATCGACGAGGCATACGATGCCGGGCTGATCGGCAAGGATGCGTCGAAGTCCGGCTACGATTTCGACGTGTTCCTGCATCGCGGGGCGGGCGCCTATATCTGCGGCGAAGAAACCGCGATGATCGAGAGCCTGGAAGGCAAGAAAGGCCAGCCGCGCCTCAAGCCGCCGTTCCCGGCCGGTGCCGGTCTTTACGGCTGCCCGACCACGGTCAACAATGTCGAGAGCATCGCCGTGGTGCCGACCATCCTGCGGCGCGGCGCGAGCTGGTTCAGCTCGTTCGGACGCGAGGGCAATGCGGGTACCAAGCTGTTCCAGATCAGCGGTCATGTCGAAAAGCCCTGCGTGGTCGAGGAAGCGATGAGCATCCCGTTCCGCGAACTGATCGAGAAGCATTGCGGCGGCATCACCGGCGGGTGGGACAACCTGCTGGCCGTGATTCCCGGCGGTTCCTCGGTTCCGCTGGTCCCGGCCGAGCAGATCATGGACTGTCCCATGGACTTCGACGGGTTGAAGGAACTGGGTTCCGGTCTCGGCACGGCGGCGGTCATCGTGATGGACAAGTCCACCGATATCGTCCGCGCGATTTCGCGCATCAGCTATTTCTACAAGCACGAAAGCTGCGGCCAGTGCACCCCTTGTCGCGAAGGCACCGGGTGGATGTGGCGCATGATGGAACGCCTGCGCGAAGGCGATGCCGCGATCGAAGAGATCGACATGCTGCAGCAGGTCACCAAGCAGGTCGAAGGCCACACCATCTGCGCGCTGGGCGATGCGGCCGCCTGGCCCATTCAGGGCCTTATCCGACATTTCCGCCCCGAGCTGGAACGTCGGATCGCCGAGCATAACGCGCAGTTCGCGGAGGCAGCGGAATGA
- a CDS encoding acetyl-CoA C-acyltransferase — MPQFSEADPIVILSYARTPMGGMQGALADASATDLGSTAVKAAVERSGVDGDSFDRIYMGCVLPAGLGQAPARQAALKAGLPKSVQATTVNKVCGSGMQTVIMGSEALATGDVDYVIAGGMESMTNAPYLLKKHRSGARLGHDTAYDHMFLDGLEDAYEEGRAMGTFAQETANEYQMTREEMDEYSIESLRRANAAIESGAFADEVVPVTMSTRKGDVTVDTDEQPGRGKPDKIPTLRPAFAKDGTITAATSSSISDGAAAVVLSRKSVAKEGGRKPVARIVAMAAHAQEPSKFTTAPIGAIEKLLEKAEWSAEDVDLWEVNEAFACVAMFAMRDIGIPHEKINVNGGGTALGHPIGASGTRILVTLLNALKTQGKTKGVASLCIGGGEATAVAVEML; from the coding sequence ATGCCGCAATTTTCCGAAGCCGATCCGATCGTCATCCTGTCCTACGCCCGCACGCCGATGGGCGGGATGCAGGGCGCACTGGCCGATGCGAGCGCGACCGACCTGGGATCGACCGCGGTCAAGGCGGCCGTCGAGCGGTCCGGCGTGGACGGCGACAGCTTCGACCGGATCTACATGGGCTGCGTGCTTCCCGCGGGTCTGGGACAGGCCCCTGCCCGCCAGGCGGCGCTGAAGGCCGGCCTCCCCAAGTCCGTGCAGGCGACGACGGTCAACAAGGTTTGCGGCAGCGGCATGCAGACCGTGATCATGGGCAGCGAGGCGCTGGCGACGGGCGATGTCGACTATGTCATCGCCGGCGGCATGGAGAGCATGACCAATGCGCCCTACCTGCTGAAGAAGCACCGGTCCGGTGCGCGTCTCGGCCATGACACCGCCTACGACCACATGTTCCTCGACGGGCTGGAAGACGCCTACGAGGAAGGCCGCGCGATGGGCACCTTCGCCCAGGAAACCGCCAACGAATACCAGATGACCCGCGAGGAGATGGACGAGTATTCCATCGAGTCGCTGCGCCGCGCCAATGCGGCGATCGAAAGCGGTGCCTTTGCCGACGAGGTCGTTCCGGTCACGATGTCGACGCGCAAGGGCGACGTGACCGTCGATACGGACGAGCAGCCGGGCCGCGGCAAGCCGGACAAGATCCCCACCCTTCGCCCCGCCTTCGCCAAGGACGGAACGATCACGGCGGCGACGTCCAGCTCCATTTCCGATGGGGCGGCGGCGGTCGTCCTGTCGCGCAAGAGCGTCGCGAAAGAAGGCGGGCGCAAGCCGGTGGCGCGGATCGTCGCCATGGCGGCCCATGCACAGGAACCCAGCAAGTTCACCACCGCCCCGATCGGCGCGATCGAGAAGCTTCTCGAAAAGGCGGAATGGTCCGCGGAAGATGTGGATCTGTGGGAAGTGAACGAGGCATTCGCCTGCGTCGCCATGTTCGCGATGCGCGACATCGGCATCCCCCACGAAAAGATCAACGTGAACGGCGGCGGCACGGCCCTTGGCCATCCGATCGGCGCCAGCGGCACCCGCATCCTCGTCACCCTGCTCAACGCGCTCAAGACGCAGGGCAAGACGAAGGGCGTAGCCAGCCTATGCATTGGCGGCGGCGAAGCGACCGCCGTCGCGGTGGAAATGCTCTAG
- the ndhC gene encoding NADH-quinone oxidoreductase subunit A: protein MVDLSQYLPILLFLFVAVILSAAFVFLPMGVSRLTGAHNPNAEKNSEYECGFPAFEEPRSQFDVKFYLVSLLFIIFDLEVAFLFPWAVSLGVTGVVGWSAMMVFLFILTIGFIYEWKMGALEWD, encoded by the coding sequence GTGGTCGATCTAAGCCAATATCTGCCGATCCTGCTGTTCCTGTTCGTAGCAGTGATCCTCTCCGCCGCCTTCGTATTCCTGCCGATGGGCGTGTCGCGCCTGACGGGTGCGCATAACCCGAACGCGGAGAAGAACAGCGAATACGAGTGCGGCTTCCCCGCCTTCGAGGAACCGCGCAGCCAGTTCGACGTGAAGTTCTATCTCGTCTCGCTGCTGTTCATCATCTTCGACCTCGAAGTCGCCTTCCTGTTCCCGTGGGCTGTCAGCCTCGGCGTGACCGGCGTCGTCGGCTGGAGCGCGATGATGGTCTTCCTCTTCATCCTGACCATCGGCTTCATCTACGAATGGAAGATGGGAGCTCTGGAATGGGACTGA
- a CDS encoding NADH-quinone oxidoreductase subunit C — MAVLHSAPRFASNDGVRETLSGAVGEHLVDAHEEHGEILLRVKRESIDTVLRLLRDEHGYQQLMEIAGADYPDRPERFEIVYMLLSLTKNHRVMVKCTATESTPVPTATELWPSAGWLEREVFDMYGVLFEGNTDLRRILTDYGFEGHPFRKDFPMTGYTELRYSEDEKRVVYEPVELAQDMRTFDFMSPWEGADYVLPGDEKADTPPVDDPKTTEKTSDTGAGAKTDKEAAEKVSEGAPAEEDSGVEAPDAPAPTEDEPDRAEREGSTTDTKAATRPDEKREDGE; from the coding sequence ATGGCAGTCCTTCACTCGGCCCCGCGATTTGCGTCCAATGACGGCGTGCGCGAAACGCTGTCCGGCGCTGTCGGCGAGCATCTCGTCGACGCGCACGAGGAGCACGGCGAGATCCTGCTGCGCGTGAAGCGCGAGAGCATCGACACGGTCCTTCGCCTGCTGCGCGACGAGCATGGCTACCAGCAGCTGATGGAGATTGCCGGGGCGGACTATCCCGATCGTCCGGAGCGGTTCGAGATCGTCTACATGCTGCTCAGCCTGACGAAGAACCATCGCGTGATGGTCAAGTGCACGGCCACGGAATCGACCCCGGTTCCGACCGCGACCGAGCTGTGGCCCAGTGCCGGCTGGCTGGAACGCGAGGTCTTCGACATGTACGGCGTGCTGTTCGAAGGCAACACGGACCTGCGCCGCATCCTGACCGACTATGGCTTCGAAGGGCATCCTTTCCGCAAGGACTTCCCGATGACCGGCTACACCGAGCTGCGCTACTCGGAAGACGAGAAGCGCGTGGTGTACGAGCCTGTCGAGCTGGCGCAGGACATGCGTACATTCGACTTCATGAGCCCGTGGGAGGGCGCGGATTACGTGCTCCCGGGCGACGAGAAGGCCGATACGCCGCCGGTCGACGATCCGAAGACGACTGAAAAGACGTCCGATACCGGAGCCGGTGCGAAGACCGACAAGGAAGCTGCCGAAAAGGTGAGCGAGGGTGCACCGGCCGAAGAGGATTCCGGGGTCGAGGCGCCCGATGCGCCGGCGCCGACCGAGGACGAGCCCGACCGCGCGGAGCGCGAAGGCAGCACCACCGACACCAAGGCCGCGACCCGGCCCGATGAAAAGCGGGAGGACGGCGAATGA
- the nuoG gene encoding NADH-quinone oxidoreductase subunit NuoG, with amino-acid sequence MPKVTVDGQEIDAPDGATVLQACEMAGKEIPRFCYHERLSIAGNCRMCLVEVKPGPPKPQASCALPATEGQEIRTDTQMVKTAREGVMEFLLINHPLDCPICDQGGECDLQDQAMAYGRGGTRYEMNKRAVTEKYMGPLIKTIMTRCIHCTRCVRFSEEIAGVDEIGALYRGEDMQITTYLEQAAEHELSANVIDLCPVGALTSRPYAFEARPWELKKTLSIDVSDAVGANITLYSKGREVMRALPRINDDVNEEWVSDKGRYQVDGLMRRRLDRVFVRREGKLQPASWDEAFGLIADAKPGNSIAAVAGDLVDCETMFAAKSLLGALGSDMLEGRQTGMDYDVSSLAAVNFNSTLAGIETADAILILGSQIRHEAPLVNVRLRKAAKRGAKIFVAGPEWDPTYPVTWLGEDLKFLNRIPKELGDAMKDAERPAVILGGAALAQGALGPARKLVDKFGLVKDGWNGFNVLHMSAARMGGLMLGFAQKGGMADIVSAKPKVLLSLGADEMDYAPFEGSLKVYIGHHGDRGAHAADVVLPAASFAEKDGTYVNTEGRVQFAEKAVFAPGDAREDWTIIRALADALGVSVGFDSFAELQAAMISQVPALGEESLADYGALPKADGGAKADGTISHYPIADFYLTNPIARASATMQQCSAELLGPELQEAAE; translated from the coding sequence ATGCCTAAGGTTACCGTAGACGGACAGGAAATCGACGCACCCGACGGGGCGACCGTGCTGCAGGCGTGCGAGATGGCGGGGAAGGAAATTCCGCGTTTCTGCTACCACGAGCGGCTCAGCATTGCCGGCAATTGCCGCATGTGCCTGGTCGAAGTGAAGCCCGGGCCGCCAAAGCCGCAGGCGTCCTGTGCGCTGCCGGCGACCGAGGGGCAGGAAATCCGCACCGATACCCAGATGGTGAAGACCGCGCGCGAAGGCGTGATGGAATTCCTCCTGATCAATCACCCGCTCGACTGCCCGATCTGCGACCAGGGCGGCGAATGCGACCTGCAGGACCAGGCGATGGCCTACGGCCGCGGCGGCACGCGTTACGAGATGAACAAGCGTGCGGTGACCGAGAAGTACATGGGCCCGCTGATCAAGACGATCATGACCCGCTGCATCCACTGCACCCGCTGCGTGCGTTTCTCCGAGGAGATCGCCGGCGTTGACGAGATCGGCGCGCTGTATCGCGGCGAGGACATGCAGATCACGACCTATTTGGAGCAGGCGGCGGAGCACGAGCTTTCGGCAAACGTCATCGACCTCTGCCCGGTCGGCGCGCTCACCAGCCGGCCCTACGCATTCGAGGCACGCCCCTGGGAGCTGAAGAAGACGCTCAGCATCGACGTGTCCGACGCCGTGGGTGCGAACATCACGCTGTACTCCAAGGGCCGTGAAGTCATGCGCGCCCTGCCGCGCATCAATGACGACGTGAACGAGGAATGGGTCAGCGACAAGGGCCGCTACCAGGTCGACGGCCTGATGCGACGGAGGCTCGACCGGGTCTTCGTTCGGCGCGAAGGCAAGTTGCAGCCGGCGAGCTGGGACGAGGCGTTCGGTCTTATCGCCGACGCGAAGCCGGGGAACAGCATCGCGGCCGTCGCGGGCGACCTCGTCGATTGCGAGACGATGTTCGCGGCGAAGAGCCTGCTGGGCGCGCTGGGCTCTGATATGCTCGAAGGCCGGCAGACCGGCATGGACTATGACGTGTCCAGCCTGGCCGCCGTCAATTTCAATTCGACGCTCGCCGGGATCGAGACGGCCGACGCAATCCTGATTCTGGGTAGCCAGATCCGGCACGAGGCGCCGCTGGTGAATGTGCGCCTGCGCAAGGCGGCAAAGCGCGGCGCGAAGATCTTCGTCGCCGGACCGGAATGGGATCCGACCTATCCAGTGACCTGGCTGGGCGAGGACCTCAAGTTCCTTAATCGCATCCCCAAGGAACTGGGCGATGCGATGAAGGATGCAGAGCGCCCGGCCGTCATTCTCGGCGGTGCCGCGCTGGCGCAGGGCGCGCTCGGCCCCGCACGGAAGCTGGTCGACAAGTTCGGCCTCGTGAAGGACGGGTGGAACGGTTTCAACGTGCTGCACATGTCCGCGGCGCGGATGGGCGGGCTCATGCTCGGCTTCGCGCAGAAGGGCGGGATGGCGGACATCGTTTCCGCAAAGCCCAAGGTGCTGCTCTCCCTCGGGGCGGACGAAATGGACTATGCCCCCTTCGAAGGCAGCCTCAAGGTCTATATCGGCCACCACGGCGACCGCGGAGCCCACGCGGCCGACGTCGTCCTGCCGGCAGCCAGCTTCGCGGAGAAGGACGGGACCTACGTCAACACCGAGGGGCGCGTGCAGTTCGCGGAAAAAGCCGTCTTCGCGCCGGGTGACGCACGCGAGGACTGGACGATCATCCGCGCGCTTGCCGATGCGCTGGGCGTTTCGGTCGGTTTCGACAGCTTCGCGGAGCTGCAGGCGGCGATGATTTCGCAGGTCCCGGCACTTGGCGAAGAAAGCCTTGCCGATTATGGCGCGCTGCCGAAAGCGGATGGCGGCGCGAAGGCGGACGGAACGATCTCGCATTACCCGATCGCCGATTTCTATCTGACCAACCCCATCGCCCGGGCCAGCGCGACCATGCAGCAGTGCAGCGCCGAACTGCTCGGACCCGAATTGCAGGAGGCTGCAGAATGA
- a CDS encoding NADH-quinone oxidoreductase subunit D produces MSLQLEESPTTGDEVISNYTINFGPQHPAAHGVLRMVMELDGEVIERVDPHVGLLHRGTEKLIEQKTYLQALPYFDRLDYCSPLCQEHSYVLAIEKLLNLEVPERGQYLRVLFAELTRICNHMLNIGAHVMDVGAMTPNLWVFELREDCMNFFERASGARMHAAWFRPGGVHQDVPEKLLVDIGEWIDNRLPELFGDAMSLVLDNRIFKQRNVDIAHVSRDDAIAWGFSGPMIRAAGIAWDLRKSQPYDVYDRMEFEIPVGTNSDCYDRFVVRVKEVYESAKIIKQCLAQMPQGPVASTDAKVVPPKRGPMKQSMEALIHHFKLYTEGFHVPAGEVYVATESPKGEFGVYLVSDGSNKPYRCKIRPTAFSHLQAMDMMCKGHMLPDATAILGAIDVVFGECDR; encoded by the coding sequence ATGAGCCTTCAGCTGGAAGAATCGCCGACCACCGGCGACGAGGTCATTTCCAACTACACGATCAATTTCGGGCCCCAGCACCCTGCAGCGCACGGCGTGCTGCGCATGGTGATGGAGCTCGACGGCGAAGTGATCGAACGCGTCGATCCGCATGTCGGCCTGCTCCATCGCGGGACCGAGAAGCTGATCGAGCAGAAGACCTACCTGCAGGCGCTGCCCTATTTCGACCGGCTCGATTACTGCAGCCCCTTGTGCCAGGAACACAGCTACGTCCTCGCGATCGAGAAGCTGCTCAACCTCGAGGTTCCGGAGCGCGGCCAGTACCTGCGCGTGCTGTTCGCGGAGCTGACCCGCATCTGCAACCACATGCTCAATATCGGCGCGCACGTGATGGACGTGGGCGCGATGACGCCCAATCTGTGGGTGTTCGAGCTGCGCGAAGACTGCATGAACTTCTTCGAGCGCGCATCCGGCGCGCGTATGCACGCCGCGTGGTTCCGCCCCGGCGGCGTCCACCAGGACGTGCCGGAAAAGCTGCTTGTCGATATCGGCGAATGGATCGACAATCGCCTGCCCGAACTGTTCGGCGACGCGATGAGCCTCGTGCTCGACAACCGCATCTTCAAGCAGCGCAATGTCGACATCGCCCATGTGAGCCGCGACGACGCGATCGCCTGGGGCTTCTCCGGCCCGATGATCCGTGCCGCCGGCATCGCGTGGGACCTGCGCAAGAGCCAGCCCTACGACGTGTACGACCGGATGGAGTTCGAAATCCCGGTGGGCACGAATTCCGACTGCTACGACCGGTTCGTGGTGCGGGTGAAGGAAGTCTACGAAAGCGCGAAGATCATCAAGCAGTGCCTGGCGCAGATGCCGCAAGGGCCGGTCGCCAGCACCGATGCCAAGGTCGTGCCGCCGAAGCGCGGTCCGATGAAGCAGTCGATGGAAGCGCTGATCCACCACTTCAAGCTCTACACCGAAGGCTTCCACGTACCCGCAGGCGAAGTCTATGTCGCCACCGAAAGCCCCAAGGGCGAGTTCGGCGTCTATCTTGTCAGCGACGGCAGCAACAAGCCTTACCGCTGCAAGATTCGCCCGACCGCCTTCAGTCATCTCCAGGCGATGGACATGATGTGCAAGGGGCACATGCTGCCCGACGCGACCGCCATCCTCGGCGCGATCGACGTGGTGTTTGGGGAGTGTGACCGGTGA
- a CDS encoding NAD(P)H-dependent oxidoreductase subunit E translates to MADRAPAPDTPELRARWGDWQFDADTKAKADRAIARYPEGRQKSAVMPLLDLAQRQVGQETDTQGWLPLPVMEYVADYIDMPVIRVLEVATFYMMYNLTPVGKYHVQVCGTTPCMLRGSDALFETCRKRGMKKGVVSEDGLWTLTEVECMGNCATAPMVQINDGNYEDLTPERLDAVLDALAAGEQPKEGTQEPGRHTSEPLGGPTTLKDMVDANHDYRSEW, encoded by the coding sequence ATGGCTGACCGCGCTCCCGCTCCCGATACTCCCGAACTGCGCGCCCGCTGGGGTGACTGGCAGTTCGATGCCGACACCAAGGCGAAGGCCGACAGGGCCATTGCGCGCTATCCGGAAGGGCGCCAGAAATCGGCCGTCATGCCGCTGCTCGACCTTGCCCAGCGGCAGGTCGGCCAGGAAACCGATACGCAGGGCTGGCTGCCGCTGCCGGTGATGGAATACGTGGCCGACTATATCGATATGCCGGTGATCCGCGTGCTCGAGGTCGCGACCTTTTACATGATGTACAACCTGACCCCGGTCGGGAAGTATCATGTGCAGGTATGCGGCACGACGCCCTGCATGCTGCGCGGCTCGGACGCGCTGTTCGAGACTTGCCGCAAGCGCGGGATGAAGAAGGGCGTGGTCTCGGAAGACGGCCTGTGGACCCTCACCGAAGTCGAGTGCATGGGCAATTGCGCCACCGCGCCGATGGTCCAGATCAACGACGGCAATTACGAGGACCTGACGCCCGAACGCCTCGACGCCGTGCTCGACGCGCTGGCCGCGGGCGAGCAGCCCAAGGAAGGGACGCAGGAGCCCGGGCGCCATACCAGCGAGCCGCTGGGCGGGCCGACTACGCTCAAGGACATGGTCGACGCGAACCATGACTACCGGAGCGAATGGTGA
- a CDS encoding SH3 domain-containing protein: MKRLHVLLSIALVALGSTVAYAQQREVPYWASIRFEEMYMRVGPSEQYKIDWVYHRQGLPVKVVRVVEGWRLIRDQDGTEGWVSQSQLDPDPTAVVIGEGLAAMRDAPASNAGLKWNAEPGVIGALGDCTAGWCELDVEGREGWVDAERLWGDGAP; the protein is encoded by the coding sequence ATGAAACGTCTCCATGTCCTGCTTTCGATTGCGCTGGTCGCGCTCGGTTCGACCGTCGCTTACGCGCAGCAGCGCGAAGTGCCCTACTGGGCCAGCATCCGCTTCGAGGAGATGTACATGCGGGTGGGGCCGAGCGAGCAGTACAAGATCGACTGGGTGTATCACCGGCAGGGCCTGCCGGTGAAGGTCGTCAGGGTCGTGGAAGGCTGGCGGCTTATTCGCGACCAGGACGGCACGGAAGGCTGGGTGTCACAAAGCCAGCTCGATCCCGACCCGACCGCGGTCGTGATCGGGGAAGGGCTGGCCGCGATGCGCGATGCGCCGGCGAGCAATGCCGGGCTGAAATGGAACGCGGAGCCGGGTGTCATCGGCGCGCTGGGCGACTGCACCGCCGGATGGTGCGAGCTCGACGTCGAGGGCCGCGAGGGCTGGGTCGACGCCGAGCGGCTATGGGGCGACGGCGCGCCCTAG